A single Pagrus major chromosome 19, Pma_NU_1.0 DNA region contains:
- the cry-dash gene encoding cryptochrome DASH — MSTSRTVICLLRNDLRLHDNELFHWAQRNAEFIVPLYCFDPRHYVGTYNYNLPKTGPFRLRFLLDSIKDLRNTLLNKGSNLVVRQGKPEDVVADLIKQLGSVSTVAFHEEITSEELNVEKGVKDVCAQMKVKVHTCWGSTLYHRDDLPFHHMSRLPDVYTQFRKAVETQSKVRPVFPTPEQLKPLPQGLEEGAIPTAEDLQQTEPVSDPRSAFPCSGGESQALARLKHYFWDTDAVATYKETRNGLIGVDYSTKFAPWLAMGCISPRYIYHQIQQYERERTANQSTYWVIFELLWRDYFKFVAVKYGDRLFQIQGLQDKPIPWKKDMTLFNAWKEGRTGVPFVDANMREVAMTGFMSNRGRQNVASFLTKDLGLDWRMGAEWFEYLLIDHDVCSNYGNWLYSAGIGNDPRENRKFNMIKQGLDYDNNGDYVRQWVPELEGIKGADVHAPWTLSSAALSHAHVSLGETYPTPIVMAPEWSRHVNKKPSGTGPSPRGKRGQSHTPKQHRDRGIDFYFSKSKNL; from the exons ATGTCTACCTCCCGCACAGTTATCTGTTTACTACGAAACGACTTACGTCTCCACGACAATGAG CTTTTCCACTGGGCTCAAAGAAATGCAGAGTTCATTGTCCCACTGTACTGCTTCGACCCCAGACACTATGTGGGAACGTACAACTACAACCTGCCCAAGACTGGGCCTTTCCGCCTGCGCTTCTTACTGGACAGTATCAAGGACCTCAGAAACACATTACTCAACAAGGGCAG caaCCTTGTGGTGAGACAGGGTAAGCCAGAGGATGTAGTGGCTGATCTCATCAAGCAACTGGGCTCTGTCAGCACCGTGGCTTTCCATGAAGAG ATAACTTCAGAGGAACTGAACGTCGAGAAAGGAGTGAAGGACGTCTGTGCACAGATGAAGGTCAAAGTTCACACCTGCTGGGGGTCTACACTGTACCACAGAGACGATCTCCCATTTCACCACATGTCCAG GCTGCCCGATGTGTACACTCAGTTCAGGAAGGCAGTGGAGACCCAGAGCAAGGTGAGGCCTGTGTTCCCAACCCCTGAGCAGCTAAAGCCTCTTCCTCAAGGGCTGGAGGAAGGAGCCATTCCTACAGCCGAGGACCTGCAACAGACAG AGCCCGTGTCTGATCCTCGCTCAGCTTTTCCCTGCAGTGGTGGTGAAAGTCAGGCTCTGGCTAGACTCAAACACTATTTCTGGGACACT GATGCAGTTGCGACTTATAAAGAGACTCGTAATGGCTTGATTGGTGTGGATTATTCTACTAAATTTGCACCTTG GCTGGCAATGGGTTGCATTTCACCCAGGTATATTTATCACCAGATCCAGCAGTATGAGAGGGAgcgaacagccaatcagagcacgTACTG GGTCATTTTTGAGCTTTTGTGGAGGGATTACTTCAAGTTTGTAGCTGTCAAGTACGGAGACAGACTGTTTCAGATCCAAG GACTTCAAGACAAACCTATTCCATGGAAAAAGGACATGACGCTTTTCAATGCATGGAAAG AGGGACGAACAGGAGTGCCCTTCGTGGATGCCAACATGAGAGAGGTGGCAATGACGGGCTTCATGTCCAACAGGGGGCGGCAAAACGTTGCTAGCTTCCTCACTAAAGATCTGGGCCTGGATTGGAGGATGGGAGCCGAGTGGTTTGAATACCTTCTG ATTGACCATGATGTCTGCAGCAACTATGGCAACTGGCTGTACAGCGCTGGGATAGGAAACGACCCCAGAGAGAACAGGAAATTCAACATGATCAAGCAAGGCCTCGACTATGACAATAAT GGTGACTATGTGAGGCAGTGGGTTCCTGAGCTGGAGGGGATCAAGGGAGCTGACGTGCACGCGCCATGGACCCTCAGCTCTGCTGCGCTGTCTCATGCTCATGTGTCCCTCGGTGAGACCTACCCTACCCCCATCGTCATGGCACCAGAATGGAGCAGACACGTTAACAAGAAACCG AGTGGCACAGGGCCTTCCCCCAGAGGAAAGAGGGGTCAATCTCACACACCCAAACAACATCGCGACAGAGGCATCGATTTCTACTTCTCCAAGAGCAAAAACCTGTGA